The Vibrio rhizosphaerae genome includes a region encoding these proteins:
- a CDS encoding DUF3369 domain-containing protein, with product MELFADMRSTPSDHEENKDSHSSANDQSLEPWKVLLVDDDAQMHQITKLALSNFVFQKRPLKLISAYSGSEAQEIFKQEDDIALALIDVVMETEHAGLDLVRFIRETCRNRIIRLVLRTGQAGQAPEEKVIQDYEIDDYKEKTDLTTQKLRTLLYSMLRAYRDLCLIEEQKEGLSRVIEASAKVQNTRTLQTYATTVLKQLTSLLGLEASAFYCIVYPHDGGEGERALTLAATGKYVSFYKECSFSVLPDIVSQRCQEVLDKGASHNYGDAYVFHTRDERGVTNLLYVNLNGELSLLDKQLLEIYMQNICMTFDNINLFVDLQETSVELVYNLSNAVEARSKETGAHVQRVSLYSERLAQLCGLSETEVKMIKHAAPLHDVGKVAVPDRILHKDGKLDEEEWKIMQKHVEYGVEILSQSARPLMVMAKNIAEYHHERWDGTGYPHGLSGNDIPICGRITALADVFDALGAKRCYKESWPDDKIKQEILAQRGKQFDPQLVDLFVAHWDEFVAIRDSLPD from the coding sequence ATGGAATTATTTGCGGATATGCGTTCAACGCCTTCAGATCATGAAGAAAATAAAGATAGCCATTCATCGGCTAATGATCAAAGTTTAGAACCTTGGAAAGTGTTACTGGTGGATGATGACGCTCAAATGCACCAGATCACCAAACTGGCATTGAGTAACTTTGTTTTTCAGAAACGCCCTTTGAAACTGATCTCTGCGTATTCCGGAAGTGAAGCTCAGGAAATCTTTAAACAAGAAGATGATATTGCACTGGCGCTGATCGATGTGGTGATGGAAACGGAACATGCGGGACTGGATTTGGTTCGGTTCATCCGGGAGACCTGTCGCAATCGAATTATCCGGTTGGTCTTAAGGACCGGACAGGCCGGGCAGGCGCCGGAAGAGAAGGTGATTCAGGATTATGAGATTGATGACTACAAAGAAAAAACCGATCTCACCACACAGAAGTTACGCACATTACTCTATTCAATGCTGCGAGCATACCGGGACTTATGTCTTATTGAAGAACAAAAGGAGGGATTAAGCAGAGTCATTGAAGCCTCAGCTAAAGTTCAAAATACCAGAACATTGCAAACCTATGCTACGACGGTATTGAAACAACTGACCTCTCTTCTCGGGCTTGAAGCCTCTGCTTTCTACTGCATCGTGTATCCCCATGACGGCGGCGAGGGTGAGCGAGCACTTACCCTTGCTGCGACCGGTAAATATGTTTCCTTCTATAAAGAGTGTAGCTTTAGTGTGTTACCCGACATTGTGTCCCAGCGGTGTCAGGAAGTGTTAGACAAAGGTGCTTCACACAACTACGGCGACGCTTATGTGTTTCATACCCGTGATGAACGGGGGGTGACCAATCTTCTCTATGTCAATTTAAACGGTGAACTTTCGTTACTTGATAAGCAGTTGCTGGAAATATACATGCAGAATATCTGTATGACATTCGACAATATTAATTTGTTTGTTGATTTGCAGGAAACCTCAGTCGAGCTGGTCTATAACCTCTCCAATGCTGTCGAGGCTCGCAGCAAAGAGACCGGTGCTCATGTTCAGCGAGTTTCTCTGTATAGTGAGCGGTTGGCCCAGTTGTGTGGTTTGTCTGAAACTGAGGTCAAAATGATCAAACATGCCGCACCATTACATGATGTCGGGAAAGTCGCTGTGCCTGATCGCATTTTGCACAAAGATGGCAAGCTGGATGAAGAAGAATGGAAAATCATGCAAAAACATGTGGAGTATGGTGTTGAGATTCTGAGTCAGTCTGCGCGTCCGCTGATGGTGATGGCGAAAAATATCGCTGAATATCACCATGAACGGTGGGATGGTACCGGTTATCCGCATGGGCTGTCGGGAAACGATATTCCGATTTGTGGCAGAATTACCGCCTTGGCTGATGTGTTCGATGCTTTAGGTGCTAAGCGTTGTTATAAAGAAAGTTGGCCAGACGACAAGATCAAACAGGAAATTTTAGCGCAACGGGGGAAGCAGTTTGATCCGCAACTGGTTGACTTGTTTGTTGCACATTGGGATGAATTTGTGGCGATTCGGGACAGTCTGCCTGATTAA
- a CDS encoding nicotinate-nicotinamide nucleotide adenylyltransferase, translated as MLKIAVFGSAFNPPSLGHKSVIDSLSHFDQILLVPSLAHAWGKKMLPYEQRCRLVDALISDLDSDKIQRSEIEEQLYLPGKHITTYAVLTALQDIYPQDELTFVMGPDNLFQFARFFRAKDILKQFNVMACPEKVPVRSTDIRQGLQQGKAIDTLTTPSVAQLIHSLSLYH; from the coding sequence ATGTTGAAAATCGCTGTATTTGGCAGTGCTTTTAACCCACCAAGTTTGGGTCACAAAAGTGTGATTGATTCATTAAGCCATTTTGATCAAATTTTATTGGTTCCGAGTCTCGCCCATGCATGGGGGAAGAAAATGCTCCCTTACGAGCAGCGATGTCGCTTGGTTGATGCGCTGATCTCTGATTTAGATAGTGATAAGATTCAACGTTCTGAAATTGAAGAACAACTCTATCTTCCCGGCAAACATATTACCACTTATGCAGTATTGACCGCGTTGCAGGACATTTATCCTCAGGATGAACTGACATTTGTGATGGGACCGGATAACTTGTTTCAGTTTGCCCGTTTTTTTCGGGCCAAAGATATCCTCAAGCAGTTTAATGTGATGGCCTGTCCGGAGAAAGTACCGGTTCGCAGCACAGATATTCGTCAAGGTCTGCAGCAAGGCAAAGCGATTGATACCCTAACCACCCCATCTGTTGCTCAATTGATCCATTCTCTGTCTTTGTATCACTGA
- the nadE gene encoding ammonia-dependent NAD(+) synthetase: MEQLIREEMRVQPTINPEYEIERRVDFIKRKLTESGCQSLVLGISGGIDSATCGRLAQLAVNQLNEEQPNTPYQFIAVRLPYGEQKDEDEAQLSIAFIEPSHAVAVNIKAGVDGLHAASHQALAGTGLLPEDHAQLDFVKGNVKARARMIAQYEIAGYVRGLVLGTDHSAENITGFYTKFGDGACDLAPLFGLNKRQVRQVAATLGAPDVLVNKVPTADLEELAPQKADEAALNLTYDQIDDFLEGKPVPQSVVDRLVAIYQATQHKRQPIPTIYD; the protein is encoded by the coding sequence ATGGAACAGCTTATTCGCGAGGAAATGCGCGTCCAACCCACCATCAATCCTGAGTATGAAATCGAGCGTCGTGTCGACTTTATCAAGCGCAAACTGACTGAATCCGGTTGTCAATCTCTGGTCCTCGGTATCAGTGGCGGGATTGACTCCGCAACGTGTGGGCGCTTGGCGCAGCTGGCAGTGAATCAACTCAATGAAGAACAGCCAAATACGCCGTATCAATTTATCGCGGTCAGACTGCCCTATGGTGAACAGAAAGATGAAGATGAGGCGCAACTTTCTATCGCCTTCATTGAACCGAGTCATGCTGTTGCTGTGAATATTAAAGCAGGTGTTGACGGACTCCATGCTGCATCTCATCAGGCGCTGGCAGGCACTGGCTTACTCCCGGAAGATCATGCGCAACTCGATTTCGTGAAAGGTAATGTCAAAGCCCGTGCGCGGATGATTGCCCAATACGAAATTGCAGGTTATGTGCGTGGTCTTGTGCTCGGCACCGACCACTCTGCCGAAAATATTACCGGTTTTTACACCAAGTTCGGTGACGGTGCATGTGACCTCGCCCCTCTGTTCGGATTAAACAAGCGTCAGGTTCGTCAGGTCGCTGCTACGCTGGGCGCACCTGATGTGTTGGTCAACAAAGTACCAACCGCGGACTTGGAAGAACTGGCACCACAAAAAGCCGATGAAGCGGCCCTGAATCTGACCTACGATCAAATTGATGATTTTCTGGAAGGAAAGCCTGTCCCTCAGAGTGTTGTCGATCGACTCGTCGCAATCTATCAGGCCACTCAGCACAAACGTCAGCCGATTCCGACAATTTACGACTAA
- a CDS encoding anaerobic C4-dicarboxylate transporter, producing MLYMEFLFLLLMLYIGSRYGGIGLGVVSGIGLVIEVFIFKMPPTSPPITVMLIILAVVTCASILEAAGGLKYMLQIAERLLRKNPKRVTLIAPFVTYTMTFMLGTGHAVYSIMPIIGDVALKNGIRPERPMAAASVASQVAITASPISAAVVYYLAQLVNVQSNITLLSILMVTVPATLCGTLAMSLYSLRRGKELQDDPDYQARLKDPVWKEEIRNTTATTLNETLPAKARNSVLLFIGAILCIVLIAMVPEIRTISEGAKPISMAVVIQMMMLCFGGIILLVTKTNPKSVPDGVVFKSGMVAAIAIFGIAWMSDTYFKYAMPQFKSGIVEMVQLYPWTFALALFIVSVVVNSQAATARMMLPVGLALGLSPALLIGLMPAVYGYFFIPNYPSDIATVNFDVSGTTKIGKWYFNHSFMSVGLIAVVTGCIVGYLLAQVVIG from the coding sequence ATGTTGTATATGGAATTTTTGTTCCTATTATTAATGCTTTACATTGGCTCCCGGTACGGCGGTATCGGCTTAGGGGTCGTGTCCGGTATTGGTTTGGTGATTGAAGTCTTCATCTTCAAAATGCCACCGACCTCACCACCGATCACGGTGATGCTGATCATCTTAGCCGTGGTGACCTGTGCATCGATCCTTGAAGCTGCCGGCGGCTTGAAATACATGCTTCAGATTGCCGAACGGCTGCTACGGAAAAATCCTAAACGTGTCACACTCATCGCGCCGTTCGTCACTTATACCATGACGTTCATGCTGGGTACCGGCCATGCCGTCTACTCCATCATGCCAATCATTGGTGATGTCGCACTGAAAAATGGCATTCGGCCAGAACGCCCGATGGCGGCAGCATCAGTCGCGTCACAAGTGGCAATCACCGCATCTCCGATTTCAGCGGCAGTGGTTTATTATCTGGCCCAGCTAGTCAATGTTCAGTCCAATATCACGCTCCTTTCTATTTTGATGGTGACGGTGCCAGCCACACTTTGCGGAACACTTGCTATGTCGCTGTACAGCCTCAGACGCGGAAAAGAGCTGCAAGACGATCCTGACTATCAGGCCCGCCTGAAAGATCCGGTCTGGAAAGAAGAGATCCGCAATACGACCGCCACCACGCTCAACGAAACACTTCCTGCGAAAGCAAGAAACTCGGTATTACTCTTTATTGGAGCGATCCTGTGTATTGTTCTGATTGCGATGGTGCCTGAGATCAGAACCATCAGCGAAGGCGCAAAACCGATCAGTATGGCCGTCGTGATCCAGATGATGATGCTCTGCTTTGGCGGGATTATTCTGCTGGTGACGAAAACCAATCCGAAAAGTGTGCCTGACGGCGTGGTGTTTAAATCTGGGATGGTAGCCGCAATTGCGATCTTCGGGATTGCGTGGATGTCAGATACTTATTTCAAATACGCAATGCCGCAATTCAAATCGGGGATTGTTGAAATGGTTCAGTTATATCCCTGGACCTTCGCTCTGGCGCTCTTCATCGTTTCGGTCGTGGTCAATTCTCAAGCTGCAACCGCACGGATGATGCTGCCTGTCGGGCTGGCACTCGGTTTAAGCCCCGCCCTGTTAATCGGCCTGATGCCGGCAGTTTACGGCTACTTCTTTATCCCGAATTATCCGTCAGATATTGCCACCGTCAACTTTGATGTGTCTGGCACGACAAAAATCGGGAAATGGTACTTCAACCACTCGTTTATGTCGGTCGGCCTTATTGCTGTTGTGACTGGCTGTATTGTCGGCTATCTGCTCGCACAAGTGGTCATTGGCTAA
- a CDS encoding carbonic anhydrase translates to MKKIILAMSVGAFFSAMTQASEWGYTGENGPDHWGHVSKICETGKNQSPINLTDTVTSDLKPLAIAYQGQVTAVTNNGHTLQATVTGNNTLTVDGTQFELKQFHFHTPSENLIKSHQYPLEAHFVNQDRDGNLAVVAVMFDLGAADHELAQLTQRLPKKGDTVAVSFPVKDLLPTTQKYYRFNGSLTTPPCSEGVRWFVMKQSKTLSTGQENALTSVMGHNNRPVQARNARIVMDEK, encoded by the coding sequence ATGAAAAAAATTATATTAGCAATGTCAGTGGGTGCTTTCTTTTCCGCTATGACACAGGCTTCAGAATGGGGATATACCGGGGAAAATGGTCCGGACCACTGGGGACATGTGTCTAAGATTTGTGAGACAGGGAAAAACCAGAGTCCGATTAATTTGACGGATACGGTCACATCCGATCTGAAGCCTTTGGCCATCGCGTATCAGGGGCAAGTGACCGCTGTAACCAACAATGGTCATACGTTACAGGCGACTGTGACAGGCAATAATACTCTGACCGTTGATGGGACTCAGTTTGAACTGAAGCAATTCCACTTTCATACCCCTTCCGAAAACTTAATTAAGAGTCATCAATATCCCTTGGAAGCTCATTTTGTCAATCAGGATCGTGATGGCAATCTGGCTGTCGTTGCCGTGATGTTTGACCTCGGGGCCGCCGATCACGAGTTAGCTCAGTTGACACAGCGATTACCGAAAAAAGGCGATACGGTGGCGGTTTCTTTCCCTGTGAAAGATTTATTGCCGACCACTCAAAAATATTATCGTTTCAATGGATCGCTCACCACCCCACCATGTAGTGAAGGTGTGCGTTGGTTTGTAATGAAGCAGTCAAAGACGCTGTCGACTGGGCAGGAAAATGCGCTGACTTCGGTCATGGGGCACAATAATCGTCCTGTTCAGGCACGCAATGCCCGTATAGTCATGGATGAAAAATAG
- a CDS encoding helix-turn-helix domain-containing protein — MTYTKDDLEALYHVWMSQKARMHLTQMEVAKQLGLTQIQLSNILRGREPLTQQFVQSFCRHLHVDPYLFMPSLIKQQREGQQQVKLVNRVIIDGDIDSVYVDGNQVVIEYRSMVR, encoded by the coding sequence ATGACCTATACAAAAGACGACCTTGAAGCACTTTATCATGTCTGGATGTCGCAAAAAGCGAGGATGCATCTGACACAAATGGAAGTGGCGAAGCAGTTGGGGCTGACCCAAATCCAACTGTCTAACATTTTGCGGGGGCGTGAACCCCTGACGCAGCAATTTGTCCAATCATTCTGTCGACATCTTCATGTCGATCCCTACCTGTTTATGCCCAGCCTCATCAAACAACAGCGAGAAGGCCAACAACAAGTCAAACTGGTTAATCGAGTGATCATCGATGGTGATATTGATTCGGTTTATGTGGATGGTAATCAAGTCGTGATTGAGTACCGGAGTATGGTGAGATAG
- a CDS encoding tetratricopeptide repeat protein, translating to MILSLFLKTAVAEPEQKYSQTDILDRPLIERYILDELKSLRQDQQDLERRLTIQITDRELSVADKSMNYANVTVTYFFYIIAAAASLIALFGWHSLKEVKTNTRELADKRLNKIAQDYEKKFLALERDLKRKTRIITENNREIEIINEIHNLWLRAQSVQTPEQRVEVYDEILKIRPGDLEALTYKADAVMEMKEYHWAMSLCNRVLELDETNGPALYQRACAYARLGAEEQAIIDLQLAVDLSPSLREFIAEESDFEGLHGHKTFDSLLVAPSQE from the coding sequence ATGATACTGTCTCTTTTTCTGAAAACTGCCGTTGCAGAGCCGGAACAGAAATACTCACAAACTGATATCTTGGATCGCCCGCTCATCGAGCGTTATATTCTGGATGAGCTGAAATCGCTCAGACAAGATCAGCAAGATCTGGAGCGCCGTTTGACGATTCAGATAACAGATCGGGAACTGAGCGTTGCCGATAAATCAATGAATTATGCCAATGTTACGGTCACTTATTTCTTTTACATCATTGCGGCTGCGGCGTCATTGATCGCCTTATTTGGCTGGCATTCATTGAAAGAGGTGAAGACCAACACGCGGGAGCTGGCCGATAAGCGCTTAAATAAGATTGCCCAAGATTATGAGAAAAAATTCTTGGCCTTGGAGCGTGATTTGAAGCGTAAAACGCGCATTATCACCGAAAATAACCGTGAGATTGAGATTATCAATGAGATTCACAACTTGTGGCTCAGAGCTCAGAGTGTGCAGACACCAGAACAACGCGTGGAAGTTTATGATGAAATTCTGAAAATCCGTCCGGGAGACTTAGAAGCGTTGACCTATAAAGCCGACGCTGTGATGGAAATGAAAGAATATCACTGGGCGATGAGCTTATGTAACCGCGTGTTGGAGCTTGATGAAACCAACGGTCCGGCACTTTATCAACGCGCTTGTGCCTATGCCCGCTTGGGGGCGGAAGAACAAGCGATTATTGATCTTCAGCTCGCCGTCGATCTCAGTCCTTCACTCCGGGAATTTATTGCTGAAGAATCAGACTTTGAAGGACTACACGGGCATAAGACGTTTGATAGCTTATTGGTTGCCCCTTCTCAGGAGTAG